The proteins below come from a single Zea mays cultivar B73 chromosome 8, Zm-B73-REFERENCE-NAM-5.0, whole genome shotgun sequence genomic window:
- the LOC100281620 gene encoding sialin isoform X1: MLLHLLPLSCPAPPFHLRRTGGSPRTPRVRAGDRTRTRGFRGTDVEPETAPRRRRGRDGDDPQAAGSGGDTGALLASVRRLLLSEAPAAAEGDSEEEEQGQFPKRWAIVFLCFSAFLLCNMDRVNMSIAILPMSAEFGWNPQTVGLIQSSFFWGYLLTQIAGGIWADTVGGKTVLGFGVVWWSIATALTPVAAHLGLPFLLVVRAFMGIGEGVAMPAMNNILSKWVPVSERSRSLSLVYSGMYLGSVTGLAFSPLLIHKFGWPSVFFSFGSLGLVWFTTWATKAYSSPLEDPGISAAEKKLIASQSTAGEPVKTIPWRLILSKPPVWALIVSHFCHNWGTFILLTWMPTYYNQVLKFNLMESGLICVLPWFTMAVSANVGGWIADTLVSRGVSVTTVRKIMQSIGFLGPAFFLTQLSHVNSPAMAVLCMACSQGVLLGLSNTAGVLAGVFGTAATGYILQHGSWDNVFELSVVLYLVGTLVWNVFSTGEKILD; encoded by the exons ATGCTCCTCCACCTGCTTCCGCTCTCCTGCCCCGCGCCGCCGTTCCACCTGCGCAGGACCGGCGGCTCGCCGCGGACGCCGCGGGTCCGGGCCGGCGACAGGACCAGGACACGGGGGTTCCGGGGGACGGACGTGGAGCCGGAGACAGCTCCGCGAAGGCGCCGCGGCCGCGATGGCGACGATCCTCAAGCGGCTGGGAGCGGTGGAGACACCGGGGCGCTGCTGGCGTCGGTCAGGAGGCTTCTGCTCTCCGAGGCGCCTGCGGCGGCGGAGGGAGACAgtgaggaggaggagcagggaCAGTTCCCCAAGCGTTGGGCCATCGTCTTCCTCTGCTTCTCCGCATTTCTACTCTGCAACATGGACCGC GTAAATATGAGCATTGCTATTCTGCCTATGTCCGCAGAGTTTGGTTGGAACCCACAGACTGTTGGTCTCATCCAGTCATCTTtcttctggggctacctcctaacTCAG ATAGCTGGAGGGATATGGGCAGATACTGTTGGAGGAAAGACTGTCCTTGGTTTTGGTGTGGTTTGGTGGTCCATAGCTACAGCTCTTACTCCTGTTGCAGCACATCTTGGCTTGCCATTTCTTCTTGTTGTGCGGGCTTTCATGGGAATTGGTGAG GGGGTTGCAATGCCTgcaatgaacaatattctttcgaaATGGGTTCCTGTATCAGAGAGGAGCAGATCATTGTCTCTTGTGTACAGTGGAATGTACCTTGGGTCAGTTACAGGACTTGCATTTTCCCCCTTGCTGATACATAAGTTCGGTTGGCCATCAGTCTTCTTTTCATTTGGATCCCTAGGGCTTGTTTGGTTCACGACATGGGCAACCAAG GCATATAGTTCCCCACTTGAAGATCCTGGAATCAGCGCTGCAGAAAAGAAGCTTATTGCTAGTCAGAGCACAGCAGGCGAACCTGTTAAAACAATTCCATGGAGATTAATACTATCAAAACCACCTGTTTGGGCACTTATAGTTTCTCATTTCTGCCATAACTGGGGAACTTTCATTTTGCTCACATGGATGCCCACATACTACAATCAG GTTCTGAAATTCAACCTCATGGAATCTGGCCTTATCTGTGTTCTTCCCTGGTTCACCATGGCGGTTTCTGCAAATGTTGGTGGTTGGATTGCAGACACACTTGTCAGCAGAGGAGTATCTGTGACAACTGTTCGTAAG ATCATGCAATCAATCGGATTCTTGGGGCCAGCATTTTTTCTTACTCAACTAAGCCATGTTAATTCGCCTGCCATGGCGGTGTTGTGCATGGCTTGTAGCCAG GGTGTACTGCTTGGTCTTTCCAACACGGCTGGGGTCTTAGCGGGTGTATTTGGCACAGCAGCAACAGGATACATCTTGCAGCATG GTTCTTGGGACAACGTATTCGAGTTATCAGTAGTGCTTTATCTGGTAGGGACTTTGGTATGGAATGTATTCTCAACTGGCGAGAAGATTCTTGATTGA
- the LOC100281620 gene encoding sialin yields MLLHLLPLSCPAPPFHLRRTGGSPRTPRVRAGDRTRTRGFRGTDVEPETAPRRRRGRDGDDPQAAGSGGDTGALLASVRRLLLSEAPAAAEGDSEEEEQGQFPKRWAIVFLCFSAFLLCNMDRVNMSIAILPMSAEFGWNPQTVGLIQSSFFWGYLLTQIAGGIWADTVGGKTVLGFGVVWWSIATALTPVAAHLGLPFLLVVRAFMGIGEGVAMPAMNNILSKWVPVSERSRSLSLVYSGMYLGSVTGLAFSPLLIHKFGWPSVFFSFGSLGLVWFTTWATKAYSSPLEDPGISAAEKKLIASQSTAGEPVKTIPWRLILSKPPVWALIVSHFCHNWGTFILLTWMPTYYNQVLKFNLMESGLICVLPWFTMAVSANVGGWIADTLVSRGVSVTTVRKIMQSIGFLGPAFFLTQLSHVNSPAMAVLCMACSQGTDAFSQSGLYSNHQDIGPRYAGVLLGLSNTAGVLAGVFGTAATGYILQHGSWDNVFELSVVLYLVGTLVWNVFSTGEKILD; encoded by the exons ATGCTCCTCCACCTGCTTCCGCTCTCCTGCCCCGCGCCGCCGTTCCACCTGCGCAGGACCGGCGGCTCGCCGCGGACGCCGCGGGTCCGGGCCGGCGACAGGACCAGGACACGGGGGTTCCGGGGGACGGACGTGGAGCCGGAGACAGCTCCGCGAAGGCGCCGCGGCCGCGATGGCGACGATCCTCAAGCGGCTGGGAGCGGTGGAGACACCGGGGCGCTGCTGGCGTCGGTCAGGAGGCTTCTGCTCTCCGAGGCGCCTGCGGCGGCGGAGGGAGACAgtgaggaggaggagcagggaCAGTTCCCCAAGCGTTGGGCCATCGTCTTCCTCTGCTTCTCCGCATTTCTACTCTGCAACATGGACCGC GTAAATATGAGCATTGCTATTCTGCCTATGTCCGCAGAGTTTGGTTGGAACCCACAGACTGTTGGTCTCATCCAGTCATCTTtcttctggggctacctcctaacTCAG ATAGCTGGAGGGATATGGGCAGATACTGTTGGAGGAAAGACTGTCCTTGGTTTTGGTGTGGTTTGGTGGTCCATAGCTACAGCTCTTACTCCTGTTGCAGCACATCTTGGCTTGCCATTTCTTCTTGTTGTGCGGGCTTTCATGGGAATTGGTGAG GGGGTTGCAATGCCTgcaatgaacaatattctttcgaaATGGGTTCCTGTATCAGAGAGGAGCAGATCATTGTCTCTTGTGTACAGTGGAATGTACCTTGGGTCAGTTACAGGACTTGCATTTTCCCCCTTGCTGATACATAAGTTCGGTTGGCCATCAGTCTTCTTTTCATTTGGATCCCTAGGGCTTGTTTGGTTCACGACATGGGCAACCAAG GCATATAGTTCCCCACTTGAAGATCCTGGAATCAGCGCTGCAGAAAAGAAGCTTATTGCTAGTCAGAGCACAGCAGGCGAACCTGTTAAAACAATTCCATGGAGATTAATACTATCAAAACCACCTGTTTGGGCACTTATAGTTTCTCATTTCTGCCATAACTGGGGAACTTTCATTTTGCTCACATGGATGCCCACATACTACAATCAG GTTCTGAAATTCAACCTCATGGAATCTGGCCTTATCTGTGTTCTTCCCTGGTTCACCATGGCGGTTTCTGCAAATGTTGGTGGTTGGATTGCAGACACACTTGTCAGCAGAGGAGTATCTGTGACAACTGTTCGTAAG ATCATGCAATCAATCGGATTCTTGGGGCCAGCATTTTTTCTTACTCAACTAAGCCATGTTAATTCGCCTGCCATGGCGGTGTTGTGCATGGCTTGTAGCCAG GGAACTGATGCATTTTCGCAGTCTGGTCTATACTCAAACCATCAAGATATAGGCCCTCGATATGCA GGTGTACTGCTTGGTCTTTCCAACACGGCTGGGGTCTTAGCGGGTGTATTTGGCACAGCAGCAACAGGATACATCTTGCAGCATG GTTCTTGGGACAACGTATTCGAGTTATCAGTAGTGCTTTATCTGGTAGGGACTTTGGTATGGAATGTATTCTCAACTGGCGAGAAGATTCTTGATTGA